In Chloroflexota bacterium, a single genomic region encodes these proteins:
- a CDS encoding ABC transporter permease, whose protein sequence is MPDRRAGSLPDASPRTLQYAAMAIYLVQRLWQSVLVLLAVSVLSFVLIFLSGDPVAALIPLNARQEDVDNIRRAYNLDQPVAVQYLLFLQKAATGDMGESFRFKSDALSIVLGRLPNTVLLACTSMLLSMLVSLPLGVLAATYKGRFPDVLASSVALFGISMPSFWLGVILILIFAGGMRVLPASGSGTWQHLVLPTITVSAFATGLLIRLVRRSVADTLGQMFVTTARGKGLSERAIAWGHVLRNSAIPVVTVMGLQFGALLGGSVVVETVFAWPGVGWLMIQSIEARDLPVIRAAVLILALFIVLINLVVDLLYTLLDPRIKLGARAQ, encoded by the coding sequence TTGCCTGACCGCCGAGCCGGCAGCCTGCCCGACGCCTCGCCGCGCACCCTACAATACGCCGCGATGGCCATCTATCTGGTGCAGCGACTCTGGCAGTCCGTCCTGGTGCTGCTCGCCGTGAGCGTGCTCAGCTTCGTGCTGATCTTTCTTTCGGGTGATCCGGTCGCCGCGCTGATCCCGCTCAATGCCCGTCAGGAGGATGTGGACAACATCCGCCGGGCGTACAACCTGGATCAGCCGGTGGCGGTGCAGTACCTGCTCTTTCTCCAGAAGGCGGCGACTGGCGATATGGGCGAGTCGTTCAGGTTCAAGAGCGACGCCCTCAGTATCGTCCTCGGGCGTCTGCCGAACACCGTGCTGCTGGCCTGCACCAGCATGCTGCTCTCGATGCTGGTGAGCCTGCCGCTCGGCGTCCTGGCCGCTACCTACAAGGGGCGCTTTCCGGACGTGCTGGCATCGTCGGTCGCGCTGTTCGGCATCTCGATGCCGTCGTTCTGGCTCGGGGTGATCCTGATCCTGATCTTCGCGGGCGGGATGCGCGTGCTGCCGGCGTCAGGCTCTGGCACCTGGCAGCACCTGGTGTTGCCGACTATCACCGTCAGCGCGTTCGCCACCGGCCTGCTGATTCGGTTGGTGCGCCGCTCGGTGGCCGACACGCTCGGGCAGATGTTCGTGACCACCGCCCGCGGCAAGGGGCTGTCGGAGCGGGCGATTGCCTGGGGCCATGTCCTCCGCAACAGCGCCATCCCCGTCGTCACGGTGATGGGACTGCAGTTCGGGGCGCTGCTCGGAGGGTCGGTGGTGGTGGAGACGGTCTTCGCGTGGCCAGGCGTCGGCTGGCTGATGATCCAGTCGATCGAGGCGCGCGACCTGCCGGTCATCCGGGCGGCCGTCCTGATCCTGGCCCTGTTCATCGTCCTCATCAATCTGGTTGTGGACCTGCTCTACACGCTGCTCGATCCGCGCATCAAGCTGGGGGCGCGGGCACAGTGA
- a CDS encoding ABC transporter permease, whose amino-acid sequence MSNAAVAESAAGATAESAAGAVVSAARTRRRRRKVGRQLLIGGALVLLTVLIAAVSLVWTPRPPGEQDLARSLLPPFWMPGAQAGFPLGTDLNGRDLLSRIMAGAQASLFVGIASVVVGGLVGLTLGLLAGYFGGWVESLVMRLVDVQLSLPGVLLAIAILAATGKGLVNVVLVLGFVSWVQYARIVRGSTLGVRAQEYVLGARALGATHGRIIRRHILPNILPPILVVSTINVSSNILAEAALSYLGVGVPLSTVTWGGMLNEGKTVFELAWWNAIWPGLAILLVVFGINLLGDGLSER is encoded by the coding sequence GTGTCCAACGCCGCTGTCGCCGAGTCAGCGGCCGGCGCCACGGCTGAGTCAGCGGCCGGCGCTGTCGTCTCGGCCGCTCGTACGCGTCGGAGGCGGCGCAAGGTCGGCCGGCAACTGCTGATCGGCGGCGCGCTGGTGCTGCTGACCGTGCTGATAGCGGCCGTCTCGCTGGTCTGGACGCCGCGTCCGCCGGGTGAGCAAGACCTTGCGCGCAGCCTGCTGCCGCCGTTCTGGATGCCGGGCGCGCAGGCCGGCTTTCCGCTGGGGACCGATCTCAACGGCCGTGACCTGCTCAGCCGGATCATGGCCGGCGCTCAGGCCAGCCTCTTCGTCGGGATCGCGTCGGTGGTGGTCGGCGGGCTGGTCGGGCTGACGCTCGGCCTGCTGGCCGGCTACTTCGGTGGGTGGGTCGAGTCGCTGGTGATGCGCCTCGTGGATGTCCAGTTGTCGCTGCCGGGCGTCCTGCTTGCCATCGCCATCCTCGCCGCCACGGGCAAGGGGCTGGTCAACGTCGTCCTGGTGCTCGGCTTCGTGAGCTGGGTCCAGTACGCCCGTATCGTGCGCGGCTCGACGCTGGGTGTGCGCGCGCAGGAGTACGTGCTCGGCGCGCGGGCGCTCGGCGCGACGCACGGGCGGATCATCCGCCGCCACATCCTGCCGAACATCCTCCCACCGATCCTGGTGGTCTCGACCATCAACGTCTCATCCAACATCCTGGCCGAGGCGGCATTGAGCTACCTGGGGGTGGGCGTGCCGCTCTCGACGGTGACCTGGGGCGGCATGCTGAACGAGGGGAAGACGGTCTTCGAGTTGGCGTGGTGGAACGCGATCTGGCCGGGCCTCGCGATCCTGCTGGTGGTCTTCGGCATCAACCTGCTCGGCGACGGCCTGAGCGAGCGCTAG